Within Coffea arabica cultivar ET-39 chromosome 4e, Coffea Arabica ET-39 HiFi, whole genome shotgun sequence, the genomic segment CCTCAACATCTTGGAAACTTGTCGAATTTGCGCTATCTTGATCTGAGCTCCGATTCTTCCCTGCAGTCTAATGATTTGTATTGGCTCTCTAGTCTGACTTCTCTGGAGTACCTTAAGATGGGAAGTGTCAACTTAAGTTTGGCTTCAACTCATTGGCTGCAAGTTCTCAATCTCATTCCTTCTTTGTCAGAAGTACACTTGGTTTCTTGTGAACTTCAGAACTTGCCTCAATCTCTACACACTGTCAATTTTACTTCCCTCTCTGTCCTAGAGCTCACAGGAAACAGATTCAAGTCACCAATCCCTCGGTGGTTTTCTAACCTCAGCACCCTGGTTCAGCTTGACTTAACAATGAGTGAGATCACAGGAGATGTAAGTGCAGTTATTGGAGACCTAACCACGTGCTGCAAGAATAGCTTAGAGGAGCTGATCTTGGCAGGTAATCAAATAAGTGGACACATACCTCATTCTCTTGGGCTCCTTAAGAAACTAAAATTCCTTGAACTTTTTCTTAACTTCATTTCTGGTCCAATTCCGGAGACTGTTGGAAACTTGACCAATTTGGAGGTGTTGGATCTATCTTACAATCaaatgaatggctcattgcctGAAAGCATCAAAATGCTCACAAAATTAGCCTCGTTAGATCTGTTGCAGAATAGTTGGCAAGGGATCCTATCCGAAAATCAACTTCAAAGTCTCGGAAAACTAGAATATTTCACCATCTCATCTTCAAACAAAAGCTTCACGATAAATGTGAGTTACAATTGGGTTCCTCCTTTTAGTCTTAAAGACATTGAAATCAATGACTGCCTACTGGGTCCTAAATTTCCAGCATGGCTGAAGACTCAGAAGCAGCTCTCAACAGTCATCCTTACTAATGTGGGCATTTCAGAGGTAATATCTGATTGGCTTTGGGGATTGAGTCAACTTACCTGGTGTGACCTGTCCAATAACCAAATCACAGGAAGTTTTCTCCCTTCACTTGAATATCCTTCGCCTGCACTCCAGAAATCAACCTTTAATCGCTCAAAAAGTTCTTTTACATCCTGGCATAAGCTATATAATCTAAATTTGGCAGGCAATTTACTTTCTGGACCAATACCTGCAaatattggtcaagtattggCATCTGTGAGTATGCTTAATCTCTCTTGGAACTTCTTGGATGGTCGTATGCCTTCATCAATAGGTAGAATGAGGAACTTAATTTCACTAGATCTATCAAACAATCAACTTTCAGGCAGGATACTAGACAACTCGAGGCATTTGAAAAAGCTACTAGTTCTAGATTTGTCCGCGAACCATCTCTCCGGAACTGTTCCTGGTTCAATATTTCTATTGCCTGAACTACAGAAATTGAAGTTAAATGACAACCACCTTTCTGGTGATCTCTCAAATTACCAAATAAACAATGCAAGCTTCTTGGAATTACTTGATCTTGGAGGGAACAGATTTGCAGGGAAGATACCAAAATGGCTAGGGGCAAGCCCTCTAGCACTATTTGAGTTACGATTACGGGCCAACAGGTTCAGTGGCAGCATTCCAGAAGAAGTATGCAATCTTATATATCTCCACATATTGGACATTGCAGCCAATTATCTGTCTGGATCGATCCCAGCATGCCTAGGCCAGTTGACACACATGCAGATAGTGCTACCATTTGTTCCAATATCACCAATATCAGCATTCAAAGACATTGCCGAGATGGATTTGGTGGTGAAGGGAAGACAGATGAGATACGGCAAGACCCTCGAACTGGTGAACATTCTTGACCTTTCGAGCAATAATTTATCCGGAGAGATTCCAAAAGAGATAACCAGACTCTTAGCCTTAGGTACTTTAAACCTCTCCAGAAACCAATTGACCGCAAATATACCTGAGGAAATTGGAAACTTGAGCCTGCTGGAAACTCTTGATCTTTCCCATAATCATCTTTCAGGCCCCATACCCCGAAGCATGACTGCCATGACATTTTTGAACTACCTGAACTTGTCATACAACAACTTGTCGGGGCAAATTCCTTCAACCAATCAGTTCCAAACCTTCAATGATCCCTCCATCTATGAGGGAAACGCAGGACTTTGTGGCGTTCCTCTTCCAACAAAATGCGATGCAGTGAATGCTG encodes:
- the LOC113740669 gene encoding receptor-like protein EIX2, with protein sequence MEGKFIQFFSLICLCLFPAISTLEANDVKANKGCIEIERKALIKFKEGLTDPSHFLSSWTGDNCCSWKGISCSNETGHVVKIELQNYECFNDAGNYYGSNQNASCLGGQISTSLLDLKYLDHLDLSLNSFQIPIPEFLGSLGMLSYLNLSLAAFTGMIPQHLGNLSNLRYLDLSSDSSLQSNDLYWLSSLTSLEYLKMGSVNLSLASTHWLQVLNLIPSLSEVHLVSCELQNLPQSLHTVNFTSLSVLELTGNRFKSPIPRWFSNLSTLVQLDLTMSEITGDVSAVIGDLTTCCKNSLEELILAGNQISGHIPHSLGLLKKLKFLELFLNFISGPIPETVGNLTNLEVLDLSYNQMNGSLPESIKMLTKLASLDLLQNSWQGILSENQLQSLGKLEYFTISSSNKSFTINVSYNWVPPFSLKDIEINDCLLGPKFPAWLKTQKQLSTVILTNVGISEVISDWLWGLSQLTWCDLSNNQITGSFLPSLEYPSPALQKSTFNRSKSSFTSWHKLYNLNLAGNLLSGPIPANIGQVLASVSMLNLSWNFLDGRMPSSIGRMRNLISLDLSNNQLSGRILDNSRHLKKLLVLDLSANHLSGTVPGSIFLLPELQKLKLNDNHLSGDLSNYQINNASFLELLDLGGNRFAGKIPKWLGASPLALFELRLRANRFSGSIPEEVCNLIYLHILDIAANYLSGSIPACLGQLTHMQIVLPFVPISPISAFKDIAEMDLVVKGRQMRYGKTLELVNILDLSSNNLSGEIPKEITRLLALGTLNLSRNQLTANIPEEIGNLSLLETLDLSHNHLSGPIPRSMTAMTFLNYLNLSYNNLSGQIPSTNQFQTFNDPSIYEGNAGLCGVPLPTKCDAVNAGDAEDKGRMKDHSVEEDGEDSTKLEFYISMVLGFIFGFWGVFGSLYVYKPWRQG